One Candidatus Polarisedimenticolia bacterium DNA window includes the following coding sequences:
- a CDS encoding MopE-related protein yields the protein MVSTGGFNSGSALIVSLSGADPSVGYLVESAHSFDPATGLLAPLSCGLTVQPLGTAGGHLILRFTHPPIHTDCDPESIGVLALSTCQDAFLPTLSYGQVYTLTQRCSSRVDVRREFWTGTGIVPAADGTATITVEQPGFGYCTLIGSTTVVNGVETGIITGLFLTNNDCIDDDGDSYTTCGGDCDDHNAAVHPGATEICNGIDDNCDRQVDEGFDVDADTIADCFDNCPNVANITQADRDGDSVGDVCDNCLDVPNPDQRDLDNDGFGDFCDNCPTIPNPDQNGCVCDNCEMPSASISFSSPLGKGSGLVTWNSPREVDVLGYNVVEYTNKGERIQLNPVMIRCEECVTGLGHIYTYIIPKHKSGKNIFIEMLRINGNVQVFGPATRI from the coding sequence GTGGTGTCGACGGGCGGATTCAACTCCGGATCGGCGCTCATCGTCTCGCTGAGCGGGGCCGACCCGAGCGTCGGTTATCTCGTCGAATCGGCCCACTCTTTCGATCCGGCGACGGGGCTGTTGGCGCCGCTCTCCTGCGGCCTGACCGTGCAGCCGCTGGGCACCGCGGGCGGCCATCTGATCCTGCGCTTCACCCATCCGCCGATCCACACGGACTGCGACCCGGAGTCGATCGGCGTCCTCGCTCTGTCCACCTGCCAGGACGCCTTCCTGCCGACCCTGTCGTATGGACAGGTCTACACCCTCACGCAGCGGTGCTCGTCGCGCGTCGATGTGCGCCGGGAATTCTGGACCGGCACCGGAATCGTGCCCGCGGCCGACGGGACGGCGACCATCACTGTGGAACAACCTGGTTTCGGCTACTGCACGCTGATCGGCAGCACGACCGTGGTGAACGGGGTCGAGACGGGAATCATCACCGGTTTATTCCTTACGAATAACGATTGCATCGACGATGATGGAGACAGCTATACGACCTGCGGTGGCGATTGCGACGACCACAACGCGGCGGTCCATCCGGGGGCGACCGAGATCTGCAACGGCATCGATGACAACTGCGACCGCCAGGTGGACGAAGGATTCGACGTGGACGCCGACACCATCGCCGACTGCTTCGACAATTGCCCGAACGTCGCCAACATCACCCAGGCCGATCGCGACGGCGACTCGGTCGGTGACGTCTGCGACAACTGCCTGGATGTGCCCAATCCGGATCAGCGCGACCTGGACAACGACGGCTTCGGCGATTTCTGCGACAACTGCCCGACGATCCCCAACCCCGACCAGAACGGTTGCGTCTGCGACAACTGCGAAATGCCCTCCGCGTCGATCAGCTTTTCGAGCCCGCTCGGCAAGGGCTCCGGCCTCGTGACCTGGAACAGCCCTCGGGAAGTCGACGTCCTCGGATACAACGTGGTCGAATACACCAACAAGGGGGAGCGCATTCAGCTCAACCCGGTGATGATCCGCTGCGAGGAGTGCGTCACGGGGCTCGGGCACATCTATACCTACATCATCCCCAAGCACAAGAGCGGGAAGAACATCTTCATCGAGATGCTGCGGATCAACGGAAACGTCCAGGTCTTCGGCCCGGCAACTCGGATTTAG
- a CDS encoding pyridoxal-phosphate dependent enzyme has protein sequence MPAPRHHNPERGGDTAAVLPRTPLARVDGVWVKMEHLNPSGSVKDRVASHVLGSGLASGALPRGSEVVEPTSGNAGIALAFWAERFGLKAVVFMPENMTEERKTMIRGHGARLVLTPEADGVVGAIRRAREYAAERAGRFLFDQFDDEAGVEAQAALGREALEQADEQGVGAFDVVVAGVGTGGTIVGAGGAIKARHRGARLVAVEPEASPLVCRQLFGRACPPPALPPLHDYPLAVCHLQEGIGDGLVPGIVRRHRHMLDDAVLVSDQEAHAETLRLNRAGFPVGPSSGTNMTVARRLSAGGATVLTFFPDRMDRYRSLPEFKDL, from the coding sequence ATGCCGGCACCGAGGCACCATAATCCGGAACGGGGCGGGGACACCGCCGCCGTCCTGCCGCGCACGCCGCTCGCGCGCGTCGACGGCGTGTGGGTGAAGATGGAGCACCTGAACCCGAGCGGCAGCGTCAAGGACCGGGTCGCGAGCCACGTGCTGGGGAGCGGCCTCGCCAGCGGCGCGCTGCCGCGCGGATCCGAAGTGGTCGAGCCGACCTCCGGAAACGCCGGCATCGCCCTGGCGTTCTGGGCGGAGCGTTTCGGGCTCAAGGCGGTCGTGTTCATGCCGGAGAACATGACGGAGGAACGCAAGACCATGATCCGCGGGCACGGCGCCCGGCTGGTCCTGACTCCGGAGGCGGACGGCGTCGTCGGCGCCATCCGCCGCGCGCGCGAGTACGCCGCGGAGCGTGCCGGCCGGTTCCTGTTCGACCAGTTCGACGACGAGGCGGGGGTGGAGGCGCAGGCCGCGCTCGGCCGCGAGGCCCTCGAGCAGGCCGATGAACAAGGGGTCGGCGCGTTCGACGTCGTCGTCGCCGGGGTCGGAACGGGCGGCACCATTGTGGGCGCGGGGGGCGCGATCAAGGCCCGTCACCGCGGTGCGCGGCTCGTCGCCGTCGAGCCGGAGGCCAGTCCCCTGGTGTGCAGGCAGCTGTTCGGGCGCGCCTGCCCTCCCCCGGCGCTGCCCCCTCTGCACGACTACCCCCTGGCCGTCTGCCACCTTCAAGAAGGGATCGGCGACGGCCTGGTTCCGGGGATCGTGCGCCGGCACCGCCACATGCTGGACGACGCCGTGCTGGTGAGCGATCAGGAGGCGCACGCGGAGACGCTGCGGCTCAACCGTGCCGGCTTTCCGGTTGGCCCGTCGTCCGGCACCAACATGACCGTGGCGCGCCGCCTGTCTGCCGGCGGTGCGACCGTCCTGACCTTCTTCCCGGATCGCATGGACCGCTACCGCAGCCTGCCGGAATTCAAGGACCTGTGA
- a CDS encoding succinylglutamate desuccinylase/aspartoacylase family protein — translation MDLRPDLARRTARGALVMIVLSIPAGLAAVAAESSSKGPVEIGTARGVPGDKVRGALKVAEDADGTPIVLPITVATGRKPGPVAWVQAATHGDEYGGPRALQEVVRGLDPAAMTGTVIAVMISNPSAFQGLQRVNPNLDDLMDTGDAFPGRDRFATERVAAAIHAAVKERADYFVDMHTGGDRFRQHPFVLYSLTKGVPDARMDDLARGFGVPTLWRDGVKVFATSASTVFSEEGIPGFLLEVGGGQPLDPSDIKLQAEAVRSFLRKAGILPGAPPRRPAYTIVDGYRIVTNARGGFFDALVKPGDRVKEGSALGTITDAHGDVVETLRAPGGSDIVLGVSTYPATPTGGWLIELGSGLTEKP, via the coding sequence ATGGACCTTCGGCCCGATCTGGCTCGACGCACGGCGCGCGGCGCACTTGTGATGATTGTCTTGTCGATCCCGGCGGGCCTGGCGGCGGTGGCGGCCGAGTCTTCTTCGAAGGGGCCGGTCGAGATCGGCACGGCGCGGGGCGTCCCCGGAGACAAGGTGCGCGGCGCCCTCAAGGTGGCGGAGGACGCCGACGGCACGCCGATCGTCCTGCCGATCACCGTCGCGACGGGGCGGAAGCCGGGCCCGGTCGCCTGGGTGCAGGCCGCGACGCACGGTGACGAGTACGGCGGGCCGCGCGCGCTCCAGGAGGTCGTGCGCGGGCTCGACCCGGCCGCGATGACAGGGACGGTGATCGCCGTGATGATCAGCAACCCGTCCGCCTTCCAGGGGCTGCAGCGCGTCAACCCGAATCTCGACGACCTGATGGACACGGGGGACGCCTTTCCCGGGCGCGATCGCTTCGCGACCGAGCGGGTCGCCGCCGCCATCCACGCCGCCGTCAAGGAGAGGGCCGATTACTTCGTGGATATGCACACGGGGGGGGACCGGTTCCGCCAGCACCCGTTCGTCCTGTATTCGCTGACCAAGGGGGTGCCGGACGCGCGCATGGACGACCTGGCGCGCGGCTTCGGCGTGCCGACCCTGTGGCGCGACGGCGTGAAGGTTTTTGCGACCAGCGCCTCGACCGTCTTCAGTGAAGAGGGGATCCCCGGCTTCCTGCTCGAAGTGGGAGGCGGCCAGCCGCTGGATCCCTCCGATATCAAACTGCAGGCCGAGGCCGTGCGGAGCTTCCTGCGCAAGGCCGGCATCCTGCCCGGCGCCCCCCCGCGCCGGCCGGCGTACACTATCGTGGACGGCTACCGCATCGTCACCAACGCCCGCGGCGGCTTCTTCGACGCCCTGGTGAAGCCCGGCGACCGGGTCAAGGAGGGATCGGCGCTCGGCACGATCACGGACGCGCACGGCGACGTGGTCGAGACGCTGCGCGCGCCCGGCGGCTCGGACATCGTCCTCGGCGTCAGCACGTATCCGGCGACGCCGACCGGTGGCTGGCTCATCGAGCTCGGCAGCGGCCTGACCGAGAAGCCGTAG
- a CDS encoding DUF1003 domain-containing protein, translated as MPETLSDSAMRILGRSIETASEIERRVLQAVTGRRHVARHVHRDMEEGLTLGERLSDWIAAWGGSWSFLVLFFVFLFGWIGLNSWVLISRPFDPYPYILLNLVLSTLAAVQAPVILMSQNRQAAKDRLQAAHDYEVNLKAEIEILQLHEKVDRLTCLLEELGAGRRRPG; from the coding sequence ATGCCAGAAACCCTGAGCGATTCGGCGATGAGAATTCTGGGGAGGTCGATCGAGACGGCATCCGAGATCGAGCGCCGCGTGCTGCAGGCCGTGACCGGCCGCCGCCACGTCGCGCGCCATGTCCACCGCGACATGGAGGAAGGACTGACGCTCGGAGAGCGTCTGTCGGACTGGATTGCGGCCTGGGGAGGGAGCTGGTCGTTCCTGGTGCTCTTCTTCGTGTTCCTGTTCGGCTGGATCGGCCTCAACTCATGGGTCCTGATCAGCCGTCCGTTCGACCCCTATCCCTACATCCTGCTGAATCTCGTGCTGTCGACGCTGGCCGCCGTCCAGGCGCCGGTGATCCTCATGAGCCAGAACCGCCAGGCGGCCAAGGACCGACTTCAGGCGGCGCACGACTACGAGGTCAACCTGAAGGCGGAGATCGAGATCCTGCAGCTGCACGAGAAGGTCGATCGGCTGACGTGCCTCCTCGAGGAGCTGGGCGCCGGCCGGAGGCGCCCCGGGTAG